The following coding sequences lie in one Fusarium poae strain DAOMC 252244 chromosome 1, whole genome shotgun sequence genomic window:
- a CDS encoding hypothetical protein (BUSCO:26979at5125) yields the protein MDKETVQANSWIAVRLPNETYKVFQVVPNTTISLGKYGSFPTNLIINRPFHFTYEVQDRIEGETFSRLRVVPAKELNADDLADANKEATEPAEGDDVIAAADGEELTLVDESGKVLIRSNREIIDDSARQTLKPEEIEELKRKGASAGKELIAKLLLSHTAIDQKTAYSLAKYKLLKTKKYIRRFTVLPLDVPMLAQWLLEDRDASKILEMRQEMMALVGCWADVHFSGVPSEDPNASQGGRWLVVDDTGGLLVASLAERMDILHPKPEPEAIEDTATTNVTEKDQAQTSEATNPTEQKPERKRHPKRSDFNVPYVNKNTLTMIHGQTQPNLALLRYFNYDAANANPSPPYHPLDTNLMDISWLQLLAPEEDDAYNNKPPEATPEEIASWKTNRRGNYHRKRRRWARIRHVVDTTRAGGFSGLAVTSSMDPISIVRSTVPLLSGGAPIAIYSPSIEPLTELADCFSVARRAAWVSSPPAEVESKTAEELERWEGSEEFPINPTLLLGVTIQSSRARRWQVLPGRTHPFMTGRGGADGFLLTAWRAVPVEGKIEARGRFKRRKVETS from the exons ATGGATAAAGAGACGGTACAGGCCAACTCATGGATCGCCGTACGGCTTCCAAATGAGACATACAAAGTATTCCAAGTTGTACCAAATAC TACCATTTCCCTGGGCAAATACGGCTCGTTCCCCACGAATCTGATCATCAATCGCCCGTTCCACTTTACCTACGAAGTCCAAGATAGGATCGAAGGCGAGACATTCTCGCGACTCCGCGTTGTTCCTGCCAAGGAGCTCAACGCCGACGATTTGGCCGACGCCAACAAAGAAGCGACAGAGCCAGCCGAAGGCGACGATGTTATTGCCGCTGCAGACGGAGAGGAGCTTACCCTCGTCGACGAGAGCGGCAAGGTCCTTATTCGATCGAATCGTGAGATCATTGACGACTCGGCGCGACAGACGCTCAAGCCCGAAGAGATTGAGGAACTCAAGCGCAAGGGCGCATCGGCTGGCAAGGAGCTGATCGCCAAGCTACTCCTCTCGCATACAGCGATTGACCAAAAGACGGCATATTCTTTGGCCAAGTATAAGCTGCTCAAGACGAAAAAGTACATTCGACGATTTACTGTGCTACCTCTCGACGTACCGATGCTGGCGCAGTGGCTATTAGAGGATCGCGATGCTTCCAAGATTCTCGAGATGAGGCAAGAAATGATGGCGCTGGTGGGATGCTGGGCAGACGTTCACTTCAGTGGCGTTCCCTCGGAAGATCCCAACGCGTCGCAGGGTGGAAGATGGTTAGTTGTTGACGACACGGGTGGCCTGCTCGTTGCTTCTCTGGCTGAGAGAATGGATATTCTCCATCCCAAGCCCGAGCCAGAGGCAATCGAGGACACCGCTACTACAAATGTGACGGAGAAGGACCAAGCCCAAACATCAGAAGCTACAAACCCCACAGAGCAAAAGCCGGAGAGGAAGCGTCACCCCAAACGAAGCGATTTCAACGTCCCCTACGTCAACAAGAACACCCTCACTATGATCCACGGCCAGACCCAGCCCAACCTCGCTCTTCTCCGATACTTCAACTATGACGCCGCCAATGCCAACCCTTCACCCCCTTACCACCCACTCGATACCAACCTCATGGACATTTCTTGGCTACAGCTACTAGCCCCTGAGGAAGACGACGCTTATAACAACAAGCCCCCGGAGGCGACTCCCGAAGAGATCGCTAGCTGGAAGACGAACCGTAGAGGAAACTACCAccgcaaaagaagaagatgggcCCGTATTCGTCATGTCGTCGACACAACGCGTGCTGGAGGTTTCTCGGGTCTCGCAGTCACAAGCAGCATGGACCCTATCTCCATTGTTCGCAGCACCGTACCCCTATTATCAGGTGGCGCCCCCATCGCTATCTACTCCCCCAGCATTGAGCCTCTGACGGAACTCGCCGACTGCTTCAGCGTCGCCCGCCGAGCCGCATGGGTATCATCACCCCCGGCAGAGGTGGAATCCAAGACTGCAGAGGAGCTCGAGCGCTGGGAGGGTTCTGAAGAATTCCCCATCAACCCCACACTTCTGCTCGGCGTGACTATCCAGAGCAGCAGGGCACGACGATGGCAAGTTCTCCCTGGTCGAACACACCCCTTTATGACTGGACGTGGCGGTGCAGACGGGTTCTTGTTGACGGCATGGAGAGCGGTGCCAGTGGAGGGCAAAATTGAAGCAAGAGGCAGATTTAAGCGAAGAAAGGTAGAAACATCTTGA
- a CDS encoding hypothetical protein (BUSCO:48875at5125) — MPAYNSVFNSDPNVPRIIGNFPLLPLRTKTRGPAYTLPAPSPPLPAHESPDPDSDSYDILDEVLALFRANTFFRNFEIQGPADRLLVYGIWFVSDCLTKIRPHASLRDAQKDVMNLALDLNFAIPGDPGWPLNQMYEAPKDRQEAEQLKQYMSQVRQELAARLLARVYDGDETKPSKWWLSFTKRKFMGKSL; from the exons ATGCCG GCATACAACTCCGTCTTTAACTCGGACCCCAATGTCCCCCGTATAATCGGAAACTTCccccttcttcctctccgaACCAAGACCCGTGGACCTGCCTACACCCTGCCTGCCCCTTCGCCGCCTCTGCCGGCTCACGAGTCACCCGACCCCGATAGCGACAGCTACGATATCCTTGACGAGGTCCTCGCCCTCTTCCGAGCCAACACGTTCTTCCGAAACTTCGAGATTCAAGGTCCCGCCGACCGTCTGCTCGTCTATGGAATCTGGTTCGTCAGCGATTGTCTGACCAAGATCCGCCCTCACGCTTCTCTACGTGATGCCCAGAAGGATGTCATGAACCTGGCGCTTGACCTTAACTTTGCCATTCCCGGTGACCCAGGATGGCCTCTTAACCAG ATGTACGAGGCCCCCAAGGACAGACAAGAGGCGGAGCAGCTCAAGCAATACATGTCGCAGGTTCGACAGGAGCTCGCTGCTCGATTACTCGCTAGGGTATACGATGGGGATGAGACCAAGCCCAGCAAGTGGTGGTTGAGCTTTACCAAGAGAAAGTTTATGGGCAAGTCGCTGTAA
- a CDS encoding hypothetical protein (BUSCO:35013at5125), with protein MAMSQHSITTTPSRNGNKDHASSDTTPCTSQPPVVTPRKRRPQRIYRPAKNSLYDIFQQHAGTMLFVRPICWTDQHAQLLGARWEELPPCDTPQPAAAPGTPPSRGHLSPSNTIMTISSALTQILLPDSMHPILSSNAVKTVLTIMWPNAFSKTQFLPELNLYFGGRVYRDAVRAQILWNFPAGETKSPYTSFKTVSTRPAESFNISTQSSPNQSPANMPMICYIGKSQLASVRNNLFRIPSGPGRSWNEPVFRLQQLRGRMLVPSNSDHDAHFVGVFLGMAQKHFYPSPPLNGRRDSRMSPEQGIPPCPKFHDLKLKILTQDIETAEFIVHTGYITKEFLEKFHDPFKAPLNDDNAAVSGIKIEYTRVPVWPILGLRERLGKALGQEIVGPFNPDEIETWEKDPEKPGGEKRKREAYVNSSFEEETTEEMTPPKKRCLKEGKPVGMVM; from the coding sequence ATGGCCATGTCACAACACTCTATTACGACGACGCCGTCGCGAAACGGCAACAAAGACCATGCTTCGTCCGACACAACGCCTTGCACATCGCAGCCGCCTGTGGTCACCCCACGCAAAAGGCGTCCGCAGCGCATCTACCGACCAGCCAAGAACTCCCTCTACGACATCTTCCAGCAGCACGCAGGTACAATGCTTTTCGTGAGACCTATTTGCTGGACCGATCAACATGCCCAACTTCTCGGTGCGCGATGGGAGGAACTACCACCATGCGATACCCCTCAGCCTGCAGCCGCCCCAGGCACGCCACCATCGCGAGGTCATCTTAGCCCATCGAATACCATCATGACCATCAGCAGCGCGCTTACGCAGATTCTTTTGCCCGATTCGATGCATCCCATCCTTTCCTCCAATGCGGTCAAGACGGTTCTGACGATAATGTGGCCCAACGCCTTCAGTAAGACGCAGTTTCTACCCGAACTAAATCTATACTTTGGTGGTCGCGTTTATCGTGATGCTGTGCGTGCACAAATACTATGGAACTTCCCTGCCGGCGAGACAAAGTCCCCATACACGTCTTTCAAAACAGTCTCAACGCGACCTGCTGAGTCGTTCAACATCTCAACACAGTCATCACCCAACCAGAGCCCCGCTAATATGCCCATGATCTGCTACATTGGTAAGAGCCAACTGGCGTCAGTGCGAAACAACCTTTTCCGCATCCCATCTGGTCCGGGAAGGTCATGGAACGAGCCCGTGTTTCGCCTCCAACAGCTCCGAGGTCGCATGCTTGTTCCATCAAATTCGGATCATGATGCGCATTTTGTGGGTGTTTTTTTGGGGATGGCGCAGAAGCACTTTTACCCTTCCCCACCTCTTAATGGCAGACGCGACTCGCGCATGTCACCGGAACAAGGCATCCCGCCATGCCCCAAATTCCACGATTTGAAGTTGAAAATCCTCACTCAGGATATCGAGACGGCTGAGTTCATTGTCCACACTGGTTACATAACCAAGGAATTTTTGGAAAAGTTTCATGATCCTTTCAAGGCTCCGCTCAACGACGACAACGCAGCTGTTTCGGGCATCAAGATTGAATACACAAGAGTTCCCGTCTGGCCAATTCTGGGTCTAAGGGAACGGCTTGGTAAGGCTTTGGGTCAAGAGATTGTTGGTCCTTTCAACCCAGATGAGATAGAGACTTGGGAGAAAGATCCcgagaaacccggcggtgaaAAGCGCAAGCGAGAGGCTTATGTCAACAGCAGCTTTGAAGAAGAGACGACGGAGGAAATGACTCCACCAAAGAAGCGATGCCTGAAAGAAGGCAAACCGGTGGGCATGGTGATGTGA